One window of the Rhodococcus sovatensis genome contains the following:
- a CDS encoding Rieske 2Fe-2S domain-containing protein: MTTTETRPTTRRSGPTYAVGTRRHLDAEDIAATGIRDRWYPILPSHMVEAGAMVPVRRLDVDWVLFRDAQGTVRMLEDRCPHRSAPLSVGQHLGDRIACMYHGVQVDGDGTVVSVPGMPGCALEGRRATVSLQVVEAADTIFAFVPLTNDSVPTPFVLPDRLADPEVSWFPNFAEWAGPWRFYMDNVLDPMHGAFLHRDSHSMFGGDVSARFRIRETDRGFFFEKTDQRGVNFDWVEFVRGSMDFVDLEIPYGPGAGPGGVFGIVGMSTPIGRDHSAIFHWRTRRVSDWQRESWRFLYRTVLEAKHWQVLEQDRAVLEVLASDADREEHLYQHDLGVSRIRRLYRADALAQAEQLAGANA, encoded by the coding sequence ATGACCACTACCGAAACTCGCCCTACGACTCGCCGATCCGGCCCGACCTACGCGGTGGGCACCCGCCGCCACCTCGATGCCGAGGACATCGCTGCCACCGGCATTCGAGACCGCTGGTACCCGATCTTGCCGTCGCATATGGTCGAAGCCGGTGCCATGGTGCCTGTTCGACGCCTGGACGTCGACTGGGTGCTCTTCCGGGATGCGCAGGGCACCGTCCGCATGCTCGAAGATCGGTGCCCACACCGCAGTGCACCGCTGTCAGTCGGCCAACACCTGGGTGACCGAATTGCATGCATGTACCACGGCGTTCAGGTCGACGGTGATGGAACCGTCGTCTCGGTGCCCGGCATGCCCGGTTGCGCGCTGGAAGGTCGTCGCGCAACGGTGTCCCTGCAAGTGGTCGAAGCCGCCGACACGATCTTCGCGTTCGTTCCGCTGACGAACGACTCGGTACCGACACCGTTCGTGCTGCCGGACCGCCTGGCCGACCCCGAGGTCTCGTGGTTCCCCAACTTCGCCGAGTGGGCCGGCCCTTGGCGGTTCTACATGGACAACGTCCTCGACCCGATGCACGGCGCTTTCCTGCACCGCGACTCGCATTCGATGTTCGGCGGCGACGTCTCGGCGCGCTTCCGCATCCGGGAAACCGATCGGGGCTTCTTCTTCGAGAAAACCGATCAGCGCGGCGTCAACTTCGACTGGGTCGAGTTCGTGCGTGGATCCATGGACTTCGTCGACCTGGAGATTCCGTACGGCCCCGGAGCGGGCCCCGGAGGCGTCTTCGGAATCGTCGGCATGAGCACGCCGATCGGCCGAGACCATTCGGCGATCTTCCACTGGAGAACCCGACGCGTCAGCGACTGGCAGCGTGAATCGTGGCGGTTCCTCTATCGCACTGTCCTCGAAGCGAAGCACTGGCAGGTGCTGGAGCAGGACCGTGCAGTGCTCGAGGTCCTGGCATCCGACGCGGACCGTGAGGAGCACCTCTATCAGCACGATCTGGGCGTATCGCGCATCCGACGGCTGTACCGGGCCGACGCACTCGCTCAAGCCGAACAGCTCGCCGGTGCCAACGCATGA
- a CDS encoding recombinase-like helix-turn-helix domain-containing protein — protein MTTRTAHEPYLETHQTHPGPITPYERKLAGSLTEIYSGGVDTLDGVVAGLNTLGLHGPDGGPWTTENFRAEMRRLGN, from the coding sequence ATGACAACTCGTACAGCCCACGAGCCATATCTGGAAACACACCAAACTCATCCCGGCCCGATCACGCCCTACGAGCGCAAGCTCGCCGGGTCGCTCACCGAAATCTACTCCGGCGGAGTGGACACCCTGGACGGCGTCGTCGCAGGACTCAACACTCTCGGACTGCACGGTCCGGACGGCGGCCCATGGACCACCGAGAACTTTCGCGCCGAGATGCGCAGATTGGGGAATTGA
- a CDS encoding alpha/beta hydrolase, translated as MTTIAGIRWWDDDAQMAVAASIPTHVFASNTDSAAAIELAARNPETVLSLILADPILDVDTHTDLLAQVTVPTLVVASALDTTTDLTVAQRLAGGIDNAVFVVIDGCTHPVHTGNRESFHEWTSSFVTIAEGLALRSGTALTPPTPLVEGAFG; from the coding sequence ATGACCACGATCGCAGGCATTCGGTGGTGGGACGACGACGCGCAGATGGCGGTCGCCGCATCGATTCCGACACACGTGTTCGCCTCGAATACCGACTCGGCTGCGGCGATCGAACTCGCCGCACGGAACCCCGAGACGGTGTTGAGCTTGATCCTTGCCGATCCGATCCTCGACGTCGACACACACACGGATCTACTTGCCCAGGTGACTGTTCCGACGTTGGTCGTCGCGTCTGCACTCGATACGACCACCGATCTGACCGTCGCGCAACGCCTCGCCGGGGGTATCGACAACGCGGTGTTCGTCGTCATCGATGGCTGCACCCATCCGGTCCACACCGGCAACCGAGAATCGTTCCACGAGTGGACGTCATCCTTCGTCACCATCGCCGAGGGATTGGCACTGCGCTCGGGAACTGCACTGACCCCGCCCACTCCACTCGTCGAAGGAGCATTCGGATGA
- a CDS encoding thiamine pyrophosphate-binding protein — protein sequence MEHPPRARQTGGDVLVEAMKRHGITTAFGVISIHNLPLVEAVDRDLDFVEMRHEAAAVNAADAYARTTGRIGVALTSTGTGAGNAAGSMVEALTAGSRVLHITGQIDSEFLTPDRPSPSRGVIHEFPKQPQLLDAISVHSATIADVKDVAVELETAIHRICTAPNGPASVEWPSDLQYIASPDNQRPFAIADTAVASPDPDALARAATLIRDAKRPLFWLGGGAAGAGAQLAELAHKLGAGIITSNSGRGIVPETDPLVVGNFATTPQARALLADSDLLIAIGTHFRSNETASYSLRLPDRMIQIDIEPSTIGRVFPAEVGIVGDARTIVSALSGQVLEQAGWADRVREVRELVRSDLTEYIGGYADICAAMRAILPDRSPIVRDVTIPSSQWGNRLLPILERETNIFPLGGGIGQGLAMGIGAAHGRTDVPTLIFVGDGGLAVHLGELASLAGSNAHAIVVVFNDGGYGVLRNMQEKNGFRRAGVDLHTPRFDLLSASMDLPYHLIQRADAFADALAEAVERTGPSVIEVDVASIEPTPGAFVPPVHIPQETSR from the coding sequence ATGGAACACCCACCACGCGCACGCCAAACTGGCGGTGACGTACTGGTCGAGGCCATGAAACGCCACGGCATCACCACTGCGTTCGGCGTCATCAGCATCCACAACCTACCGCTCGTCGAGGCCGTCGACCGTGACCTCGATTTCGTCGAGATGCGACACGAAGCTGCAGCTGTCAATGCTGCCGACGCCTACGCCCGCACGACCGGACGCATCGGCGTTGCCTTGACCAGCACCGGCACCGGCGCGGGGAACGCTGCCGGTTCGATGGTCGAGGCCCTGACCGCCGGCAGCCGAGTACTGCACATCACCGGTCAGATCGACAGCGAATTTCTGACCCCGGACCGACCGTCACCGAGCCGCGGCGTCATCCACGAATTCCCCAAGCAACCGCAACTCCTCGACGCCATCTCGGTGCACAGCGCTACCATCGCCGACGTCAAAGACGTTGCCGTAGAGCTCGAAACTGCGATTCACCGGATCTGCACTGCTCCGAACGGTCCAGCCAGCGTCGAATGGCCCTCCGATCTGCAGTATATTGCGTCGCCGGATAATCAGCGCCCGTTCGCGATTGCCGACACCGCCGTTGCTTCGCCGGATCCCGATGCGCTCGCCCGTGCTGCGACGTTGATCCGTGACGCGAAGAGACCGCTGTTCTGGCTCGGTGGCGGCGCGGCCGGTGCAGGTGCACAACTGGCCGAATTGGCACACAAGCTCGGTGCCGGGATCATCACCAGCAATTCGGGTCGGGGCATAGTTCCCGAAACCGACCCGCTCGTCGTCGGTAACTTCGCGACCACACCGCAGGCACGGGCTCTGCTCGCCGACAGTGATCTCCTCATCGCGATCGGAACTCACTTCCGTTCGAACGAAACGGCGTCCTACAGTCTGCGGCTGCCGGACCGCATGATTCAGATCGATATCGAGCCATCGACGATCGGGCGCGTCTTTCCGGCCGAGGTCGGCATCGTCGGCGATGCCCGCACCATTGTGTCCGCGCTCTCAGGCCAGGTCCTCGAACAAGCAGGCTGGGCCGACCGTGTCAGGGAGGTGCGCGAGCTGGTGCGCTCGGATCTCACCGAGTACATCGGTGGCTACGCAGACATCTGCGCCGCGATGCGCGCCATCCTGCCTGATCGTTCGCCCATCGTTCGCGACGTCACGATCCCGTCGAGCCAGTGGGGAAATCGACTGCTCCCCATCCTCGAACGTGAGACCAACATCTTTCCGCTGGGTGGCGGTATCGGACAGGGCCTCGCGATGGGGATCGGTGCAGCCCACGGGCGAACCGACGTACCCACCTTGATATTCGTCGGCGACGGCGGGCTTGCCGTTCACCTGGGCGAGCTGGCCTCACTGGCGGGGTCGAACGCACACGCCATCGTCGTCGTGTTCAACGACGGAGGCTACGGTGTTCTTCGGAACATGCAGGAGAAGAACGGCTTTCGCCGCGCTGGAGTCGATCTGCACACCCCGCGTTTCGATCTGCTCTCGGCGTCGATGGACCTGCCGTATCACCTGATTCAGCGGGCGGACGCGTTCGCCGACGCCCTCGCCGAGGCAGTCGAACGCACAGGGCCGAGCGTCATCGAGGTGGACGTCGCCTCGATCGAGCCGACACCCGGCGCTTTCGTTCCACCGGTACACATCCCACAGGAGACAAGCCGATGA
- a CDS encoding SDR family oxidoreductase produces the protein MDLHLHGRRILITGASSGIGLATATMLAGEGARLALCARDEPRLRAATAHLAKITDVVTASCDVTHKPSVERFVSDAVDRLGGLDSVVCNAGRSLMSTLDETSDDEIRAEFDLKIFGALNVVRATRKALSSSDSGSIVIVNAILSRQPESRLAITAAARAGLLNLSRSLASDLAAEHIRVNSVLLGLIDTGQWQRRYGDSDTELDFEEWSADIAADRGISLGRFGTAEELAFPITTMLSPLSSYITGASLDVGGGVHRYV, from the coding sequence ATGGACCTGCATTTGCACGGACGTCGAATACTGATCACGGGCGCCAGCTCGGGCATCGGTCTCGCCACGGCGACAATGCTCGCCGGCGAGGGCGCACGGCTGGCTCTGTGCGCTCGCGACGAGCCGCGCTTGCGAGCGGCAACAGCGCATTTGGCGAAGATCACCGACGTGGTCACTGCGTCGTGCGACGTCACCCACAAGCCCTCGGTCGAGCGCTTCGTCTCCGATGCCGTCGACCGTCTCGGCGGCCTCGATTCAGTGGTGTGCAACGCCGGGCGCTCGCTGATGAGCACGCTAGACGAGACGTCCGACGACGAGATCCGTGCCGAGTTCGACCTCAAAATCTTCGGCGCACTCAATGTCGTGCGCGCCACGAGAAAGGCGCTGTCATCGTCCGATTCGGGTTCGATCGTGATCGTCAACGCGATACTCTCACGCCAACCCGAGTCGCGTCTGGCGATCACCGCTGCCGCACGAGCCGGCCTGCTCAACCTCTCCCGGTCTCTGGCAAGCGACCTTGCTGCAGAACATATTCGAGTGAACTCGGTACTGCTGGGACTGATCGACACCGGGCAGTGGCAACGGCGCTACGGCGACAGTGACACCGAGCTCGACTTCGAGGAGTGGAGTGCCGACATCGCCGCCGATCGAGGAATCAGCCTCGGCCGATTCGGTACAGCAGAGGAATTGGCCTTCCCCATCACCACGATGCTGTCTCCACTCAGCAGCTACATCACCGGCGCATCACTCGACGTCGGCGGCGGCGTCCACCGCTATGTCTGA
- a CDS encoding SDR family oxidoreductase, with amino-acid sequence MTGTVVVTGAGRGLGRSIAERLCSEGNRVIIAERNSDTGHAAAASLRDNGYDAEAVVTDIGDTDSVRALAAKVQSERLIGLVNNAAIADGVGGKTFFELEEAEFDRVTSVNIRGTWAMTKYLWPAIAESKGSIVNIASDVAMYGSPRLVHYVSSKAAVIGMTRSMARDAGPHGVRVNAVAPGLIRVEATESVPDARYRTYTDGRALDREQTPEDVAGVVRFLLSEDAAFVTGQTIVVDGGFIFR; translated from the coding sequence ATGACCGGCACCGTCGTCGTCACCGGCGCCGGTCGCGGACTCGGGCGCTCCATCGCGGAACGACTGTGCAGCGAGGGCAATCGGGTGATCATCGCCGAGCGCAACTCCGACACCGGCCACGCCGCAGCAGCATCCCTGCGTGACAACGGGTACGACGCCGAAGCTGTGGTCACCGACATCGGCGACACCGACTCTGTTCGCGCTCTCGCCGCGAAGGTGCAATCGGAGCGGCTCATCGGCCTCGTCAACAACGCGGCCATCGCCGACGGCGTCGGCGGCAAGACGTTCTTCGAACTCGAAGAAGCCGAATTCGACCGAGTCACATCCGTCAATATTCGCGGCACCTGGGCGATGACGAAGTACCTGTGGCCCGCCATAGCGGAGTCGAAGGGGTCCATCGTCAACATCGCCTCGGACGTCGCGATGTACGGGTCCCCGCGACTCGTCCACTACGTCAGTTCCAAAGCCGCGGTCATCGGCATGACACGATCGATGGCCAGAGATGCCGGACCGCACGGTGTACGAGTCAATGCCGTTGCGCCAGGCCTGATTCGCGTCGAAGCAACAGAATCGGTGCCCGACGCGCGATACCGAACCTACACCGACGGTAGGGCGCTCGACCGTGAACAGACGCCCGAGGACGTAGCCGGAGTCGTGCGGTTCCTGCTATCGGAGGACGCCGCGTTCGTCACCGGCCAGACCATCGTCGTCGACGGCGGCTTCATCTTTCGCTGA
- a CDS encoding alpha/beta hydrolase, with amino-acid sequence MARSTFVGELHLYEYRPVEADPSTPTVLLLHGIGGSARSCTPLAEQLAELGIHALCLDASGYGESSDPTSTSHDFVADVIQVADAFSPEAPITLLGTSWGGVIALATALSHPDRVAGLVLADSTRGSGTSPEKSAGMRERAQEMATRGAAAIAAERAPRLVAPGAEPAVVESVRTSMASVRRAGFGAAAKFMESTDHGPRLSDIACPTLVLVGESDEITGVAESRLLAERIPDARFHEIAGAGHVAIQEQPAVVAALVGDFVEGLS; translated from the coding sequence ATGGCACGCTCTACGTTCGTCGGCGAGCTGCACCTCTACGAGTACCGTCCCGTCGAGGCGGATCCGTCCACGCCGACCGTCCTGCTTCTGCATGGAATCGGTGGCTCCGCGCGCTCGTGCACGCCTCTGGCAGAACAGTTGGCCGAGCTCGGTATTCACGCCCTGTGCCTCGACGCCAGCGGCTACGGCGAGTCCTCCGATCCCACGAGCACGTCCCACGACTTCGTCGCCGACGTAATCCAGGTCGCCGATGCCTTCTCCCCCGAGGCACCGATCACACTGCTCGGTACCTCGTGGGGCGGGGTAATCGCCCTCGCCACCGCTCTCTCTCACCCGGACAGAGTGGCCGGGCTCGTCCTGGCCGACAGCACCCGAGGGAGCGGCACGTCACCGGAGAAGTCCGCCGGAATGAGAGAGCGCGCCCAAGAGATGGCCACACGCGGTGCGGCCGCCATCGCAGCCGAACGTGCGCCCCGGCTCGTTGCGCCCGGCGCCGAACCTGCGGTCGTCGAGTCGGTTCGTACCTCGATGGCGTCTGTGCGACGTGCAGGATTCGGCGCAGCTGCGAAGTTCATGGAGTCGACCGATCATGGGCCTCGACTGTCCGACATCGCCTGCCCGACGCTTGTTCTCGTCGGCGAATCCGACGAGATCACCGGAGTGGCGGAATCTCGCCTGCTCGCCGAGCGCATACCCGACGCGCGATTTCACGAGATCGCGGGCGCCGGCCACGTGGCGATACAAGAGCAGCCAGCAGTCGTGGCCGCACTCGTCGGAGACTTCGTGGAGGGCCTGTCATGA
- a CDS encoding VOC family protein, translating into MRVPTHRQPVLTDRPVCTLRSLRSAALTVPDPRASRDFYHEVWGLTTVEEDGDRFWLRATGTDHHVLDLQRGDSNALARISFAVGTPREVDDAARALHRIGVPVLREPGMLDHAGGGYGLRLVDPEGRIVELSADSHAVPAQDPTGRRAIPRKIAHIVLNTVDIERTAAFYTQVLGMRISDWSERQMTFLRCNSDHHVIALNQAPWTSINHIAYEMPSIDHFMRGIGSLRSHGIAPQWGPGRHGPGDNTFSYFTDPAGLVCEYTSEVEQVDEDAWLCRTWRRTPELSDQWGTAGPPTANVRSAMAGVPDLGARAMFESDHGDFFIPVPELVDAS; encoded by the coding sequence ATGCGAGTGCCCACCCACCGCCAACCGGTGCTCACCGATCGACCCGTCTGCACACTTCGCAGCCTTCGATCGGCCGCTCTGACCGTGCCCGACCCTCGCGCATCGCGCGACTTCTACCACGAGGTCTGGGGCCTGACGACCGTCGAAGAAGACGGCGACCGCTTCTGGCTGCGAGCCACAGGCACCGATCACCACGTTCTCGACCTGCAGCGAGGCGACTCGAATGCGTTGGCAAGGATCAGTTTTGCGGTAGGGACTCCCCGGGAAGTCGACGACGCCGCGCGTGCTCTGCACCGCATCGGAGTCCCCGTCCTACGTGAGCCAGGGATGCTCGATCACGCCGGTGGCGGCTACGGCCTGCGCCTGGTAGATCCAGAGGGGCGCATCGTCGAACTCTCCGCCGATTCTCATGCAGTCCCGGCCCAGGATCCCACTGGTCGGCGTGCTATCCCGCGCAAGATCGCGCACATCGTTCTCAACACCGTGGACATCGAACGAACCGCCGCGTTCTACACCCAGGTCCTCGGCATGCGGATTTCGGACTGGTCGGAGCGCCAGATGACGTTTCTGAGGTGCAATTCCGACCACCACGTCATCGCACTGAACCAAGCGCCCTGGACCTCGATCAACCACATCGCCTACGAAATGCCGTCCATCGATCACTTCATGCGCGGCATCGGCAGCCTACGTTCGCACGGCATCGCGCCACAGTGGGGCCCTGGCCGTCACGGACCGGGTGACAACACGTTCTCCTACTTCACCGACCCGGCCGGGCTCGTCTGCGAATACACCTCCGAGGTCGAACAGGTGGACGAGGACGCCTGGCTCTGCCGGACGTGGCGTCGTACGCCCGAACTGTCGGACCAGTGGGGCACCGCAGGACCACCGACCGCGAACGTCCGCTCCGCCATGGCAGGTGTTCCCGACCTCGGCGCGCGAGCGATGTTCGAGTCGGACCACGGAGACTTCTTCATTCCTGTACCCGAACTGGTGGATGCATCGTGA
- a CDS encoding PDR/VanB family oxidoreductase, whose translation MHDNTAILLRVQQKNYEADGVTSITLVDPTGAPLPTWEPGAHVALHLPGGLVREYSLCSDPSDRTKWTVAVLRAEKSRGGSILVHDALSVGAEIEVAGPRNAFALDEDAIEHVLVAGGVGITPIVAMMRRLDHTGRNWKMLYAGRSRASMAFVDEISRAANAVVHADDEQGGLPDLAALLGDLTAGSVVYCCGPAPLLDAVAAAMPPEVVLRTERFSAPEVIAPEGGDTAFDLVLERSGRRVPVAPDQSVLDALLDAGLDVPSSCTEGICGTCEIGVVKGDVDHRDFLLGESEHAANKTMFPCVSRCRSAELVLDL comes from the coding sequence ATGCACGACAACACCGCGATTCTGCTGCGCGTTCAGCAGAAGAACTACGAGGCCGACGGCGTCACCAGTATCACTCTGGTGGACCCGACCGGCGCTCCGCTACCGACGTGGGAACCCGGCGCCCACGTCGCTCTCCACCTGCCTGGCGGCCTGGTTCGCGAATACTCGTTGTGCTCGGATCCGTCGGACCGGACAAAGTGGACCGTCGCTGTTCTCCGCGCCGAAAAGTCACGCGGCGGCAGCATTCTGGTTCATGACGCCCTGTCCGTGGGGGCGGAGATCGAGGTGGCAGGGCCTCGAAACGCGTTCGCCCTCGACGAGGACGCAATCGAACATGTCCTCGTCGCGGGCGGCGTCGGTATCACACCGATCGTGGCCATGATGCGCCGTCTCGATCACACCGGCCGAAACTGGAAGATGTTGTACGCCGGACGCTCTCGTGCATCGATGGCGTTCGTCGACGAGATATCTCGAGCGGCCAATGCCGTCGTCCACGCCGATGACGAGCAGGGTGGGCTGCCCGACCTCGCCGCCCTGCTCGGCGACCTGACTGCCGGCTCCGTCGTCTACTGCTGCGGCCCGGCGCCTCTGCTCGACGCGGTGGCCGCCGCAATGCCGCCCGAGGTGGTGTTGCGCACCGAACGATTCTCCGCACCGGAGGTGATCGCGCCCGAAGGCGGTGACACAGCGTTCGACCTTGTGCTCGAACGCAGCGGTCGCCGCGTACCGGTGGCCCCGGACCAGTCGGTCCTCGACGCACTGTTGGACGCGGGACTCGACGTGCCGAGTTCGTGCACGGAGGGCATCTGCGGAACGTGCGAAATCGGGGTCGTGAAGGGCGATGTGGACCATCGCGATTTCCTGCTCGGCGAATCCGAACACGCAGCGAACAAGACCATGTTTCCGTGCGTATCCCGTTGTCGCTCGGCCGAACTAGTTCTCGACCTCTAA
- a CDS encoding cupin domain-containing protein, giving the protein MTAPEKTTTGLENLIDSCIASAETRYEDWDTLGFQAAKGGDRFKRAQIRYIGSGATGNHDGDSRSLPSEHFTFSNMRLPAGAVGPEHTHHDVEEVFYVLEGELEVAVHDVEDGTKKAVRRLGYRDLIRVPAGVPRSLANVGETDALFCVVIGAPKPQLPTYPPSSEMYGVTR; this is encoded by the coding sequence ATGACTGCTCCAGAGAAGACCACGACCGGACTCGAGAACCTGATCGACTCGTGCATCGCCAGCGCAGAAACACGCTACGAGGACTGGGACACACTCGGTTTTCAGGCAGCGAAAGGTGGCGACCGCTTCAAGCGCGCCCAGATTCGATACATCGGTTCGGGCGCTACCGGCAACCACGACGGTGACTCACGCTCGCTCCCCTCCGAGCACTTCACCTTCTCCAACATGCGGTTGCCCGCTGGTGCCGTCGGCCCCGAACACACTCACCACGACGTCGAAGAGGTCTTCTACGTCCTCGAAGGCGAACTGGAAGTTGCCGTCCACGACGTAGAGGACGGCACCAAGAAAGCCGTCAGGCGCCTTGGCTACCGCGACCTGATCCGCGTCCCGGCCGGCGTTCCCCGCAGCCTGGCCAACGTCGGCGAGACCGATGCGCTGTTCTGTGTCGTCATCGGCGCACCGAAGCCCCAGCTGCCCACTTACCCACCGAGCTCGGAGATGTACGGCGTCACGCGCTGA
- a CDS encoding RidA family protein, with the protein MTETLTNQTAHPYSPAYTVAGFGFVSGALSVDSQGIAVDGVEPALDAAVARMTERLATIDMTLADVVKTTYFVTDVATRDAANRHYQVIFEEPRPARSFVEVAALPYGATIEIEAIAYRA; encoded by the coding sequence ATGACAGAGACACTCACCAACCAGACCGCGCACCCCTACAGCCCCGCCTACACGGTGGCCGGGTTCGGATTCGTCTCGGGCGCACTGTCGGTGGATTCCCAGGGTATAGCAGTCGACGGGGTCGAACCCGCTCTCGACGCTGCCGTGGCCCGCATGACCGAGCGTCTCGCGACGATCGACATGACGCTGGCAGACGTCGTCAAGACCACCTACTTCGTCACCGACGTCGCCACACGTGATGCCGCAAATCGTCACTACCAAGTCATCTTCGAAGAACCGCGCCCGGCGCGATCGTTCGTCGAAGTGGCCGCACTCCCCTACGGCGCAACCATCGAAATCGAAGCCATCGCCTACCGCGCCTGA
- a CDS encoding aldehyde dehydrogenase → MTLAAHFVSPTSLTADLVDSIYVGGRWVLGTGDEIETVDPATSTVFATLHSAGVEDVDTAVQGGIDAAHRSGWATMLHHERAAVLHRIGNSIEYNADRIAALQTLDTGKTLTETRALALSAANTFRYMAAALETMDGVLTTPRGPWMTMSTHEPMGVIGAITPWNSPIASDAQKIAPALAAGNAVVAKPPVWAPWVTLLLARLCDEAGLPAGLLSVIPGPGRTVGEALVRHPDVAKVTFTGGTSTGRHLAHVAADKLMPITLELGGKSPTIVFDDADVERALQGVLYGIFSSSGQSCIAGSRIFVQRSLFEHFTNELVARAGRLRLGPGTDPSTDVAPMITLAHRDSVARMVDNAVLAGARTLCGGAVPVEGRLADGAYYPPTVLTDVTNTDAICQEEIFGPVAVIMPFDDELDLVEQANDTAYGLACGIWSQDYRRALRIAKAIDAGTVWVNTYKQFSISTPFTGLRDSGLGTEKGRDAVRHYSNQKSIYLDTSESPIAWGRN, encoded by the coding sequence ATGACACTCGCAGCTCATTTCGTCTCACCGACGTCGCTCACCGCCGATCTGGTCGACAGCATCTACGTCGGCGGCCGTTGGGTTCTCGGAACCGGCGATGAAATCGAGACAGTCGACCCCGCCACCAGCACCGTGTTCGCCACCCTCCACAGCGCAGGCGTCGAGGATGTCGATACCGCCGTCCAAGGCGGCATCGATGCCGCACACCGAAGCGGCTGGGCAACGATGCTCCATCACGAGCGCGCCGCCGTTCTTCACCGCATCGGCAACTCGATCGAATACAACGCCGACCGGATAGCAGCGCTCCAGACGCTCGACACCGGGAAGACACTCACCGAGACGCGGGCACTTGCACTCAGTGCTGCCAACACATTTCGCTACATGGCCGCCGCACTGGAAACGATGGACGGAGTCCTGACCACACCTCGCGGCCCGTGGATGACGATGTCCACGCACGAACCGATGGGAGTCATCGGCGCCATCACTCCCTGGAACTCCCCCATCGCTTCCGACGCTCAAAAGATCGCTCCTGCATTGGCAGCCGGAAACGCAGTCGTCGCCAAACCGCCCGTGTGGGCCCCGTGGGTGACACTGCTTCTCGCCCGCCTGTGCGACGAGGCAGGCCTCCCAGCCGGCTTGTTGTCCGTCATTCCCGGCCCGGGCCGAACCGTCGGAGAAGCGTTGGTACGTCACCCCGACGTCGCGAAGGTCACCTTCACCGGCGGCACCAGCACCGGCCGCCACCTCGCACACGTCGCCGCGGACAAGCTGATGCCGATCACGCTGGAACTCGGAGGGAAATCGCCGACGATCGTCTTCGACGACGCCGACGTCGAACGCGCGCTGCAAGGTGTCTTGTACGGCATCTTCTCCTCGAGCGGTCAGAGTTGCATCGCCGGATCGCGTATCTTCGTTCAGCGCAGCCTGTTCGAGCACTTCACGAACGAATTGGTCGCGCGCGCCGGACGCCTCCGTCTCGGCCCGGGAACCGACCCGAGCACCGATGTCGCACCCATGATCACACTCGCACATCGTGATTCGGTAGCGCGAATGGTGGACAACGCCGTGCTGGCCGGTGCACGAACGCTCTGCGGTGGCGCGGTTCCGGTCGAGGGACGGCTTGCCGACGGCGCCTACTACCCGCCTACCGTGTTGACAGACGTCACCAACACCGATGCGATCTGTCAGGAGGAGATCTTCGGCCCGGTCGCCGTCATCATGCCGTTCGACGACGAACTCGACCTCGTCGAGCAGGCCAACGACACCGCCTACGGTCTCGCCTGCGGCATCTGGAGCCAGGACTACCGACGTGCACTGCGCATCGCCAAGGCGATCGACGCCGGAACAGTCTGGGTCAACACCTACAAGCAATTCTCGATTTCCACACCCTTCACCGGCCTACGCGACAGCGGGCTCGGTACCGAGAAGGGTCGCGACGCAGTTCGCCACTACTCCAACCAGAAAAGCATCTACCTCGATACCTCCGAATCCCCGATCGCCTGGGGTCGGAACTGA